The following proteins are co-located in the Halarcobacter sp. genome:
- the nifN gene encoding nitrogenase iron-molybdenum cofactor biosynthesis protein NifN, translating to MEAISSKPLQLNPIKLSQPMGAMLCFLGIKNCMPLMHGAQGCASFSKVFFTRHFNDPIAVQTTAVNDITAVIDGGDYSISESIKNITSKVKPDLVGLFTTGLTETKGDDIKGATILLQDQQTICHVNTPDFEGSIESGFAKSIEAIIDQLVTASDTIDTQKAVIIPNVNIKPIEIEKIKDTVALFGYEVVALPDLSDSLDGHLGLKQGALSSGGISVEEIKELATASLVITIGSSVKKAGQKLNEKNEKINLFHYDSLGGLENSDKFFKDLCTVKKVSTPHPSIVRWRKRLQDALLDTHFALGSSSVVLALEPDQCISIANTIIEAGANIKAIITTHKNDLLDDIECENLLIGDFEDVEKYLEDSEILISNFHGERYTMKHKKALMLRGFPDYEGVGNQLKNDILYEGSAYLLFEMANIINNHRHEINHDEH from the coding sequence ATGGAAGCAATTAGCTCAAAACCATTACAATTAAATCCAATCAAATTATCTCAACCAATGGGTGCTATGTTATGCTTTTTAGGTATAAAAAATTGTATGCCTCTGATGCACGGAGCACAAGGTTGTGCTTCTTTTTCAAAAGTATTTTTCACAAGACATTTTAACGACCCAATTGCAGTACAAACAACAGCAGTAAACGATATTACAGCAGTTATTGACGGGGGAGACTATTCAATATCTGAGTCAATAAAAAATATTACAAGTAAAGTAAAACCTGATTTAGTAGGACTTTTTACCACAGGACTTACAGAAACAAAAGGTGATGATATAAAAGGTGCAACTATATTACTTCAAGACCAACAAACAATTTGTCATGTAAACACACCAGATTTTGAAGGTTCTATTGAGAGTGGTTTTGCAAAATCTATTGAAGCAATAATTGACCAATTAGTAACTGCATCGGATACCATTGATACTCAAAAAGCAGTAATAATACCAAATGTAAATATTAAACCAATAGAGATTGAAAAAATAAAAGATACAGTTGCTTTATTTGGATATGAAGTTGTTGCATTACCAGATTTAAGTGATTCTTTAGATGGTCATCTAGGTTTAAAACAAGGAGCTCTCAGTTCTGGCGGTATTTCAGTAGAAGAGATTAAAGAGTTAGCAACAGCCTCTTTAGTGATAACAATTGGTAGTAGTGTAAAAAAAGCTGGACAAAAATTAAATGAAAAAAATGAAAAAATCAATCTTTTCCATTATGATTCATTAGGTGGATTAGAAAATAGTGACAAATTTTTTAAAGACTTATGTACAGTAAAAAAGGTTTCTACACCTCATCCAAGTATTGTAAGATGGAGAAAAAGATTACAAGATGCTCTTTTAGATACTCACTTTGCTTTAGGAAGTTCATCTGTAGTTTTAGCTTTAGAGCCAGATCAATGTATCTCTATAGCTAATACGATAATAGAAGCAGGAGCAAATATCAAAGCAATAATTACAACACATAAAAATGATTTATTAGATGATATAGAGTGTGAAAATCTTCTAATTGGGGATTTTGAAGATGTTGAGAAATACTTAGAAGATAGTGAAATATTAATATCAAACTTTCATGGAGAAAGATACACTATGAAACATAAAAAAGCATTGATGTTAAGAGGTTTTCCTGATTATGAGGGGGTAGGAAACCAACTTAAAAATGACATCCTTTATGAAGGAAGTGCCTACTTACTTTTTGAGATGGCAAATATCATAAATAATCATAGACATGAGATAAATCATGATGAGCATTAA
- a CDS encoding AI-2E family transporter, whose protein sequence is MDGMKIRNYFFYLASFVIIIAGLKAASEIVIILFLAIFISSIISTIILFLENKNIPKFFSYLVVLGIFSLITLLLSYIINISLKDFLINLPQYEKQLQQLVVDTIALGETYGIEVDKKSILDTLNFSSFFGITTNLIGSIGTFLSKFLLIIIGIAFILAESKSFEKKLKIIFEKDKDRLEHFNLFSHNIKNYFLVKTTTSFLTGFLIALILIFFDINYPILWGAIAMLFNFIPVVGSIIAAIPAVLLSLVSADINTTIIIIILYVGINISISNIIEPKFMGKELGLSPLIIFFSLILWGWVLGIVGMFLAVPITMTLKIAFDSNKSTKWLSILMSDIGGKK, encoded by the coding sequence ATGGATGGAATGAAAATCAGAAATTATTTTTTTTATTTAGCTAGTTTTGTAATTATTATTGCTGGGTTAAAAGCTGCAAGTGAGATTGTAATCATCCTATTCTTAGCAATCTTTATCTCATCTATAATATCTACAATCATACTATTTTTAGAGAATAAAAACATTCCAAAGTTTTTTTCATACCTTGTTGTTCTTGGTATCTTTTCATTAATAACCTTACTCTTATCATATATTATAAATATCTCTTTAAAAGATTTTTTGATAAACCTTCCCCAATATGAAAAACAGTTACAACAACTTGTTGTAGATACTATTGCTTTAGGGGAAACATATGGAATAGAAGTGGATAAAAAATCTATTTTAGATACTCTAAATTTTAGTTCCTTTTTTGGTATAACAACTAACTTAATAGGAAGTATAGGAACTTTTCTTTCTAAGTTTTTATTGATAATTATAGGAATCGCTTTTATTCTAGCCGAATCAAAATCTTTTGAGAAGAAACTAAAAATTATATTTGAAAAAGATAAAGATAGACTTGAACATTTTAATCTTTTCTCCCACAATATTAAAAACTATTTTTTAGTAAAAACAACAACAAGTTTTTTAACAGGTTTTCTAATAGCTTTGATACTTATATTCTTTGATATAAACTATCCTATTCTTTGGGGTGCAATTGCTATGTTATTTAACTTTATACCTGTAGTTGGTTCAATTATAGCAGCAATACCAGCTGTATTGCTTTCACTAGTAAGTGCCGATATAAATACAACTATTATCATTATAATTCTATATGTAGGTATAAATATCTCAATTAGTAATATAATAGAGCCAAAATTTATGGGAAAAGAGTTAGGACTATCTCCACTTATTATATTTTTCTCATTAATTTTATGGGGATGGGTACTTGGAATTGTGGGAATGTTCTTAGCTGTACCTATTACTATGACTTTAAAAATTGCATTTGATTCAAATAAATCAACAAAATGGTTATCTATACTAATGTCAGATATAGGTGGAAAAAAATAA
- a CDS encoding nitrogenase component 1 → MHKTIKIKRKESKMVNKKLIRDLLNESACSHNKTKKASCDKPKPGATSGGCAFEGSQIALFPYADAIHLVHSPATCIGASWETRATLTSHNGENNTVTGYTTDVNTNDVIFGGNQKLEDSINYIVEHKKPKAIFVYETCVTAMIGDDMDNVCARMEEKHGIPIVVIHSPGFVGGKNLGSRLGAESVLHQLIGTREPKEVHKYGINLIGEYNVTGDMWQYTPILEKIGIKVVSTLAGDGRIENIQMAHTAKLNVIVCAKSLITLCRKMQEKYEIPYISISFYGKRDTSNAIRSIVNAFGDKELLEKAEQVIAQEEAKLEEALAPYRKILEGKKAILNTGGNKSWSIASALQDIGLEVVATSVRKATLEDKEIAAKYVDILMTNPGTEQAKLIDEHNVDILLAGGRSLYTAIKKKVAFVDVNQEKKVSYGAYGGLVNLAKDVCYAVNNRVFKVVGTPEPWIE, encoded by the coding sequence TTGCATAAAACTATTAAAATTAAAAGAAAAGAGTCTAAGATGGTAAATAAGAAACTAATTAGAGATCTATTAAATGAGAGTGCATGTTCTCATAATAAAACAAAAAAAGCATCATGTGATAAACCAAAACCAGGGGCTACATCTGGAGGATGTGCATTTGAGGGTTCTCAAATTGCACTATTCCCTTATGCAGATGCAATTCATTTAGTACACTCACCTGCAACATGTATAGGGGCATCTTGGGAAACAAGAGCAACTCTAACTTCACACAACGGAGAAAACAATACAGTTACAGGTTATACAACTGATGTAAATACAAATGATGTAATATTTGGTGGAAACCAAAAACTTGAAGATTCAATCAATTATATTGTTGAACATAAAAAACCTAAAGCAATCTTTGTTTATGAAACTTGCGTAACTGCAATGATTGGTGATGATATGGATAATGTTTGTGCAAGAATGGAAGAGAAACATGGAATTCCAATTGTAGTTATTCACTCACCAGGGTTTGTTGGAGGTAAAAACCTTGGTTCAAGATTAGGGGCTGAATCAGTTCTTCATCAACTAATAGGAACAAGAGAACCAAAAGAGGTTCACAAATATGGAATAAATCTTATTGGGGAATACAATGTTACAGGAGATATGTGGCAATATACTCCTATTTTAGAAAAAATAGGTATAAAAGTTGTTTCTACATTAGCAGGTGATGGAAGAATTGAAAATATCCAAATGGCACATACAGCTAAACTAAATGTAATTGTTTGTGCTAAATCATTAATCACACTTTGCAGAAAAATGCAAGAAAAATATGAAATCCCATATATCTCTATCTCATTTTATGGGAAAAGAGACACAAGTAATGCAATTAGAAGTATTGTAAATGCCTTTGGAGATAAAGAACTTCTAGAAAAAGCTGAACAAGTAATTGCCCAAGAGGAAGCAAAACTAGAAGAGGCTTTGGCCCCATATAGAAAGATTCTTGAGGGTAAAAAAGCTATTTTAAATACTGGTGGAAACAAATCTTGGTCGATAGCCAGCGCGCTTCAAGATATTGGACTTGAAGTTGTAGCAACAAGTGTTAGAAAAGCAACTTTAGAAGATAAAGAGATAGCAGCGAAATATGTCGATATTTTGATGACCAATCCAGGAACAGAACAAGCAAAACTTATTGATGAACATAATGTAGATATTTTGCTAGCAGGTGGAAGAAGTCTATATACAGCAATTAAGAAAAAAGTTGCCTTTGTAGATGTAAATCAAGAAAAAAAAGTAAGTTATGGAGCATATGGAGGGCTAGTGAATCTAGCAAAAGATGTTTGTTATGCTGTAAATAATAGAGTATTTAAAGTAGTAGGAACTCCTGAACCTTGGATAGAATAG
- a CDS encoding NifB/NifX family molybdenum-iron cluster-binding protein: MIAIPLNKDNDTTISDLYGNAPYFALLDSKTGTFTVEENSGCGNGLDTAKFVKDAGATSTIFYHMGEGVFKNLYENGIKVFSATKMYLSIEDIYRSILDNTSKLVTKDNCESLLDSGTTSCSCECENK, encoded by the coding sequence ATGATCGCTATACCATTAAACAAAGATAACGATACTACAATATCGGATTTATATGGAAATGCACCATATTTTGCATTATTAGATTCAAAAACTGGTACTTTTACTGTTGAAGAGAATTCAGGTTGTGGAAATGGTCTTGATACAGCAAAGTTTGTAAAAGATGCTGGAGCAACAAGTACAATCTTTTATCATATGGGAGAAGGAGTTTTTAAAAACCTTTATGAAAATGGAATAAAAGTATTTTCTGCAACAAAAATGTATCTAAGTATTGAAGATATATATAGAAGTATTTTAGATAATACATCTAAATTGGTAACTAAAGATAACTGTGAGTCTTTATTAGATTCTGGTACAACTAGTTGTTCATGTGAGTGTGAAAATAAATAG
- a CDS encoding 4Fe-4S dicluster domain-containing protein: protein MAVIITDECINCDTCVEECPATAIVSADDSPLEDAEFTYVKPEKCIECVDCSVPKCFDVCPTPGAIAWDMPYTQEYDDYYMQRDSQGFYKIRVHKKKGVFSPANQPRPFRESIAIEDRVEHKALEF, encoded by the coding sequence ATGGCTGTAATAATAACTGATGAATGTATTAATTGCGATACTTGTGTAGAAGAGTGTCCGGCAACTGCAATAGTTAGTGCGGATGATTCACCTTTAGAAGATGCAGAGTTTACTTATGTAAAACCTGAAAAATGTATTGAGTGTGTGGATTGTTCAGTTCCAAAGTGTTTTGATGTATGTCCAACGCCAGGTGCAATTGCATGGGATATGCCATATACACAAGAGTATGATGATTACTATATGCAAAGGGATTCTCAAGGGTTTTACAAGATTAGAGTACATAAGAAAAAAGGTGTATTTTCTCCTGCAAATCAACCAAGACCTTTTAGAGAATCAATTGCAATAGAAGATAGAGTTGAACATAAGGCTTTGGAATTTTAG
- a CDS encoding NifU family protein, whose protein sequence is MKKDLEYYSSLEYPFECYSGENELGDAYLVHFLDFDIKAASEDYEEAIELAHEYLIKHIIRELEAGRELPNPGEGMEFMKHREALAAYKQKDFETAFKIWEEEAKVKNDQAMANLGLMYLKGEGVEKDYTKAKEWFDEASKYDNDSANFNLALMYQTKIGVEEDLEKAKEYFRRAVKKNHTQAAFRLALILLQDRQNVEGVKEGFDCMLKAASNGHAMASIQLTGIDKDLPEEVELNTDFRAQTKEKQLEVINDALDRFIRPILLKDGGNIILVDFLNEPELELRLAYQGACVGCSIASTGTYSMIADTMQKVIDSRVRIFIL, encoded by the coding sequence ATGAAAAAGGATTTAGAGTATTACTCTTCACTAGAATACCCTTTTGAGTGTTATAGTGGTGAAAATGAATTAGGTGATGCTTATCTTGTACATTTTCTAGATTTTGATATAAAAGCTGCAAGTGAAGATTATGAGGAGGCCATAGAGCTTGCTCATGAGTATTTGATAAAACATATAATTAGAGAATTAGAAGCTGGAAGAGAACTTCCAAATCCAGGTGAAGGAATGGAATTTATGAAACATAGAGAAGCATTAGCTGCATATAAACAAAAAGATTTTGAAACAGCTTTTAAAATTTGGGAAGAAGAAGCAAAAGTAAAAAACGATCAAGCTATGGCAAATTTAGGTTTAATGTACCTAAAGGGTGAAGGTGTAGAAAAAGATTACACAAAAGCAAAAGAGTGGTTTGATGAAGCTAGTAAATACGATAATGATTCAGCAAATTTCAATTTGGCACTTATGTATCAAACAAAAATAGGTGTTGAAGAGGATTTAGAAAAAGCAAAAGAGTATTTTAGACGTGCAGTTAAGAAAAATCATACCCAAGCTGCGTTTAGATTAGCATTGATTCTATTACAAGATAGACAAAATGTTGAGGGTGTAAAAGAGGGATTTGACTGTATGCTAAAAGCTGCTTCAAATGGACATGCAATGGCATCTATTCAATTAACAGGTATAGATAAAGATTTACCTGAAGAGGTTGAATTAAATACAGATTTTAGAGCTCAAACAAAAGAGAAACAACTAGAAGTTATCAATGATGCTTTAGATAGGTTTATTAGACCAATTTTATTAAAAGATGGTGGAAATATTATTTTAGTTGATTTTCTAAATGAACCAGAGTTAGAATTAAGACTTGCATATCAAGGTGCTTGTGTTGGATGTTCTATCGCTTCAACAGGTACATATAGTATGATTGCTGATACTATGCAAAAAGTGATTGATTCAAGAGTTAGGATTTTTATACTATGA
- a CDS encoding NifB/NifX family molybdenum-iron cluster-binding protein, protein MKIAFASKDNIYVNEHFGWCKEFYIYEIKGDSYTFIKSVDSSIEIDDEIDKLTYKIECIEDSDILYVQQIGPKASMMVKSAKVFPMQASKENEKIEDVLNKLIQMQENPPIWMRRLIVQ, encoded by the coding sequence ATGAAAATTGCATTTGCTTCTAAAGATAATATCTATGTAAATGAACACTTTGGCTGGTGTAAAGAGTTTTATATTTATGAAATAAAAGGTGACTCTTACACTTTTATAAAATCTGTTGATTCATCAATTGAAATTGATGATGAGATAGATAAATTAACTTACAAAATTGAATGTATTGAAGATAGTGATATTTTATATGTGCAACAAATAGGTCCCAAAGCTTCAATGATGGTAAAGTCTGCAAAAGTGTTCCCTATGCAAGCATCAAAAGAGAATGAAAAGATTGAGGATGTTCTAAATAAATTAATTCAAATGCAAGAGAATCCTCCAATCTGGATGAGAAGGTTAATAGTACAATAA
- a CDS encoding FprA family A-type flavoprotein gives MRNTQNEPIEIAPNIYFIGAFDPDIRTFDIIMKTANGSSYNAYLIKTDEGVVIIDTVKEEFKKDFFEKVEKLCSYDEIKYVISHHLEPDHAGAIPELIEKAPQAKVLISPQATAMLKAITHKDNIDFETVWTNKSIKLGDKTIRFLTTPYLHWPETMSSYVEEDKLLFSGDVFGSHYYDKRLFDDLVGDFFYAFKYYYDHIMRPFKSYALNAIKLYDRFEIDIIATLHGPILRDNPKKYIDYYRKWSQDDYKVISNGKKTLSIFYLTSYKNTQDMAEAIYEGAESVDGIITNVYDLASIEESNMINILEESDGILIGTPTINADAPKPVWDLLSCMMLLEKRGKVGGAFGSYGWSGEAVDMITHRLKSLNFRVPPLESMKIKLIPTKEELKDCYNFGVEFAEVINGKMIEMTMN, from the coding sequence ATGAGAAATACACAAAACGAACCAATAGAGATAGCACCAAATATATATTTTATAGGGGCTTTTGACCCCGATATTAGAACTTTTGACATTATAATGAAAACAGCAAATGGTTCATCATATAATGCATATTTAATTAAAACGGATGAAGGTGTCGTTATTATAGATACTGTAAAAGAAGAGTTTAAAAAAGATTTCTTTGAAAAAGTAGAAAAATTATGCTCTTATGATGAGATTAAATATGTTATTTCACACCATTTAGAACCAGACCATGCTGGTGCAATTCCTGAATTAATAGAAAAAGCTCCACAAGCTAAAGTATTAATTTCACCTCAAGCAACTGCTATGTTAAAAGCAATAACCCATAAAGATAATATAGATTTTGAAACAGTTTGGACAAATAAAAGTATAAAATTAGGAGATAAAACAATTCGGTTTTTAACAACTCCATATTTACACTGGCCTGAAACTATGAGTTCATATGTTGAAGAGGACAAGTTATTGTTTTCAGGAGATGTATTTGGAAGTCATTATTATGATAAAAGACTTTTTGATGATTTAGTAGGTGATTTCTTTTATGCATTTAAATATTATTATGATCATATTATGAGACCTTTTAAATCTTACGCTTTAAATGCAATCAAACTCTATGACAGATTTGAAATAGATATTATAGCAACTTTACATGGACCAATTTTAAGAGATAATCCAAAAAAATATATAGATTACTATAGAAAATGGAGCCAAGATGACTATAAAGTTATTTCCAATGGAAAGAAAACACTTTCAATTTTTTATCTAACTAGCTATAAAAATACTCAAGATATGGCTGAAGCTATATATGAAGGTGCAGAAAGCGTTGATGGTATTATTACAAATGTGTATGATTTAGCTTCCATTGAAGAATCAAATATGATTAATATTTTAGAAGAGAGTGACGGTATCTTAATAGGAACTCCTACAATTAATGCTGATGCCCCAAAACCTGTGTGGGATTTGTTGTCTTGTATGATGCTTTTAGAAAAAAGAGGAAAAGTTGGTGGTGCATTTGGAAGTTATGGTTGGAGTGGTGAAGCTGTTGATATGATTACTCATAGATTAAAATCACTTAATTTTAGAGTTCCACCGTTAGAGTCTATGAAAATAAAATTAATACCTACAAAAGAAGAACTAAAAGATTGTTATAATTTTGGAGTTGAATTCGCTGAAGTAATAAATGGAAAAATGATTGAGATGACCATGAATTAA